A single window of Candidatus Rhabdochlamydia oedothoracis DNA harbors:
- a CDS encoding IS30 family transposase encodes MIFNNQTQGETLPKGYHHLTYDQRCQIYILKARGDTSSSIANILKVHHSTISRELKRNKGQRGYRHQQAQEKAFLRKNSQPNKKMTPQIVTRIEEKIKLQWSPIQISGWLKRHGKEHVSHETIYNHIWKDKRQGGQLYRELRHRGKKYNKQRKGASGRGNMPGRIDIKQRPCIVEKKTRLGDWELDTVIGAGHKGVIVSMVERTSKLTKLAKVSHKTAEEVSQALIEQLKPIKDFVHTLTADNGKEFAYHQMVSFELETDFYFATPYHSWERGLNEHTNGLVRQYFPKTQSFLDTTSKDIERVETLLNNRPRKALNFETPLEVFTRLSTNMLCSGAQ; translated from the coding sequence GTGATTTTTAACAATCAAACACAAGGAGAGACCTTGCCTAAAGGCTACCATCACCTAACCTATGACCAAAGATGTCAGATTTATATTTTAAAAGCTAGAGGAGATACATCTAGCTCAATAGCAAACATTCTAAAAGTTCATCATAGCACTATTAGTAGGGAACTTAAGAGAAATAAAGGGCAACGAGGATACCGTCATCAGCAAGCTCAAGAAAAAGCATTTCTTAGAAAAAATTCTCAGCCCAATAAAAAAATGACTCCTCAAATAGTTACCCGTATTGAAGAAAAAATCAAGTTGCAATGGAGCCCTATACAAATATCCGGATGGCTTAAAAGACATGGTAAAGAACATGTTAGTCATGAGACCATCTATAATCATATCTGGAAAGATAAACGACAGGGAGGACAGCTTTATAGAGAGCTCCGTCATCGAGGGAAAAAATATAACAAGCAGAGAAAGGGAGCTTCTGGAAGAGGGAACATGCCTGGTCGTATAGATATTAAGCAACGGCCTTGTATTGTAGAAAAAAAGACTCGTTTAGGAGACTGGGAACTAGATACAGTCATAGGGGCAGGACATAAAGGCGTAATTGTATCAATGGTAGAAAGAACTTCCAAGCTAACTAAGCTCGCCAAAGTTTCTCATAAAACTGCAGAGGAAGTAAGTCAAGCGTTAATTGAACAACTTAAACCTATCAAAGATTTTGTACACACATTAACAGCAGACAACGGAAAAGAATTTGCCTATCACCAAATGGTTAGTTTCGAGCTAGAGACAGACTTCTACTTTGCAACGCCCTACCATTCTTGGGAAAGAGGCTTAAATGAGCATACAAACGGACTAGTTAGGCAATATTTTCCTAAAACACAAAGCTTTTTAGATACGACTTCCAAGGATATAGAAAGGGTGGAAACTTTACTAAATAACAGACCTAGAAAGGCTCTCAACTTCGAAACTCCACTAGAAGTGTTTACGAGATTATCTACAAACATGCTATGCTCGGGTGCACAATAG
- the sufD gene encoding Fe-S cluster assembly protein SufD yields the protein MTGLTKQEQPLLLQHLEAQFEKLKTADALSFYRQLAWKKFQELGIPNRTQDAFRYVSLYDLSAVAIDQASDSPKVDKEQFESEILPESKHSYLVFINGCFDSELSNFSALPPQIKILSLSEAMLSHKAFLQHHLQQQIQREQDSFAALNLALHSSGLFVYIPPKIVVNTPIQCLQIVTEKSLFITPRMQIVAGAHTQTKWVFSCLDHKSNTYLSLPLLDFALEEKAEVFAHSVEYHREYRWQFSSLRAILKKNASFHAMHLSAGGKVSRINAHIYLKEKESKTQLKGLLNLCGKATSHCHLTIEHKAPDTSSLQHFKGILNDFSRSSFEGKIKVDSEAQGTRAYQLNNNLLLSCGAIANSKPNLEIFADDVKASHGATVSQLNRDQLFYLETRGLSPTEAKEMLLSAYVQEIIQEIPYRSLIEQILREMF from the coding sequence ATGACTGGCTTAACTAAACAAGAGCAGCCTCTGCTTTTACAACATTTAGAAGCACAGTTTGAAAAACTTAAAACAGCAGATGCTCTCAGCTTTTACCGTCAGCTAGCATGGAAAAAATTTCAAGAACTAGGAATACCAAATCGTACTCAGGATGCGTTTAGATATGTTTCTTTATATGATTTATCTGCTGTAGCAATCGATCAGGCAAGCGATAGCCCTAAAGTAGATAAAGAGCAGTTTGAATCAGAGATTCTTCCGGAAAGCAAACACAGCTATCTTGTCTTTATTAACGGTTGTTTTGATTCTGAATTAAGCAATTTTTCAGCGCTGCCTCCTCAAATCAAGATTTTGTCTTTATCGGAAGCAATGCTTTCCCATAAAGCCTTTTTACAACATCATCTTCAACAGCAAATTCAAAGAGAACAAGATTCTTTTGCCGCTTTAAATTTAGCGCTGCACTCTAGTGGTTTATTTGTTTACATTCCTCCAAAAATTGTAGTAAACACACCTATTCAATGTTTACAAATTGTAACAGAAAAGTCTCTTTTTATAACGCCTCGTATGCAAATTGTAGCAGGAGCCCATACGCAGACAAAGTGGGTCTTTTCTTGTTTGGATCACAAAAGCAATACCTACTTAAGTTTGCCTCTATTAGATTTTGCATTGGAAGAGAAAGCAGAGGTTTTTGCGCATTCTGTAGAATATCATAGAGAGTATAGGTGGCAGTTTTCTTCTTTAAGAGCTATTTTAAAAAAAAATGCCTCTTTTCATGCAATGCATTTGAGCGCAGGCGGCAAAGTGTCTAGAATAAATGCGCATATTTACTTAAAAGAAAAAGAGAGTAAAACCCAGCTAAAGGGCCTTCTTAATCTCTGTGGAAAAGCTACTTCACATTGTCATTTAACCATTGAGCATAAAGCACCAGATACGAGTTCTTTGCAACACTTTAAGGGGATCTTAAATGATTTTAGCCGGTCGAGTTTTGAAGGGAAAATTAAAGTGGACTCTGAAGCACAAGGAACGCGGGCTTATCAATTAAATAACAACTTGCTTTTAAGTTGCGGAGCAATTGCTAATAGTAAACCTAATCTAGAGATTTTTGCAGATGATGTGAAAGCCTCTCATGGTGCTACAGTTTCTCAATTGAATAGAGATCAGCTCTTTTATTTAGAGACAAGAGGTTTGAGTCCTACAGAAGCTAAAGAGATGCTTCTTAGCGCTTATGTCCAAGAAATTATCCAAGAAATCCCTTACCGCTCTTTAATAGAGCAAATTTTGAGAGAAATGTTTTGA
- the kdsB gene encoding 3-deoxy-manno-octulosonate cytidylyltransferase has translation MLKIICVIPARLYSTRFPKKILALLHDKPLIQWVWEKACSISCFDQVVIAVDAEETREVVQCFGANYIMTSQECPTGTDRLIEVMQKCSMRADIWVNWQADEPFISEQMIKDLLQATSDSDIWTLKKRIINPSDILSPHITKVICNHEGHALYFSRSAIPHYRDQNPLQLYYQHIGLYAFSQTALEKISQLDSCDIEEAEKLEQLRFLFHNLRIRVNETLESSLGIDLPEHLAKAEKYLGLLSS, from the coding sequence ATGTTAAAGATTATTTGCGTAATACCTGCTAGGTTATATTCCACGCGGTTTCCTAAGAAAATCCTCGCCTTATTACATGATAAACCTTTAATCCAATGGGTATGGGAAAAAGCATGTTCTATCTCTTGTTTTGATCAAGTGGTGATTGCTGTAGATGCAGAAGAGACAAGAGAGGTTGTCCAATGCTTCGGCGCTAATTATATCATGACATCTCAAGAATGCCCAACAGGAACAGATCGGTTGATCGAAGTTATGCAAAAATGTTCTATGCGAGCAGATATATGGGTTAATTGGCAAGCAGATGAGCCATTTATCAGTGAGCAAATGATCAAAGATCTTTTGCAGGCAACTTCCGATAGCGATATATGGACTTTGAAAAAAAGAATTATTAATCCTTCCGATATTTTATCCCCTCATATTACAAAAGTTATCTGTAATCATGAAGGACATGCACTTTATTTTTCTCGTAGTGCTATCCCTCATTATCGCGATCAAAATCCATTACAATTGTATTATCAGCATATTGGGCTTTATGCTTTTTCTCAAACAGCTCTAGAGAAGATCTCTCAATTAGATTCTTGTGACATTGAAGAAGCAGAAAAATTAGAACAGTTGCGCTTTTTGTTTCATAATCTACGCATTCGTGTAAATGAAACTTTAGAGAGCTCTTTAGGGATCGATCTTCCCGAACATCTTGCTAAAGCGGAAAAGTATTTAGGATTGCTATCTTCTTGA
- the sufB gene encoding Fe-S cluster assembly protein SufB: protein MSTQQLMEERSEYKFGFTTSIETESFSKGLSEDTVRAISAKKEEPAFLLEFRLQAFAKWKQMKEPKWGNLRYTPIDYQDISYYSAPKKKQSLNGLDEVDPEILKTFAKLGIPLDEQKRLANVAVDVVFDSVSLGTTFHKALVESGVILCSISEAIKLYPELVERYLGSVVPIGDNFFAALNSAVFSDGSFVYVPKGVRSPIELSTYFRINDRESGQFERTLILAEESSYVSYLEGCTAPAFNKNQLHAAVVELVAMDYAEIKYSTVQNWYSGDPKTGLGGIYNFVTKRGRCQGVNSKICWTQVEAGAAITWKYPSCILQGDNSVGEFYSVALTNGMMQADTGTKMIHLGKNTRSTIISKGISADKSHNTYRGLVKIAPRAEGARNYTQCDSMLIGNQCSANTFPYIEIANETAQLEHEASTSKMNEEQLFYLETRGISREDAINLIVNGFCKKVIQELPLEFAVEAQKLLTLKLENSVG, encoded by the coding sequence ATGTCGACCCAGCAACTTATGGAAGAGCGCTCAGAATATAAATTTGGTTTTACAACCTCAATTGAAACAGAAAGTTTTTCAAAAGGACTATCAGAGGATACGGTTCGCGCTATTTCAGCAAAAAAAGAAGAACCCGCTTTTTTACTAGAATTTCGTTTACAAGCGTTTGCCAAATGGAAGCAAATGAAAGAACCAAAGTGGGGAAATTTACGTTATACACCGATTGATTATCAAGATATTTCTTATTATTCTGCGCCTAAAAAAAAGCAATCTTTAAATGGTTTAGATGAAGTAGATCCTGAAATTTTAAAAACATTTGCAAAGTTAGGTATTCCTTTAGATGAGCAGAAAAGACTAGCTAATGTGGCTGTAGATGTTGTCTTTGATTCTGTTTCTTTGGGGACTACTTTTCATAAAGCTTTAGTAGAATCAGGTGTGATCTTATGTTCGATTTCAGAAGCGATAAAACTTTATCCAGAATTGGTAGAAAGGTATCTGGGAAGTGTTGTTCCGATTGGAGATAACTTTTTTGCAGCGCTTAATTCAGCTGTGTTCTCAGACGGCTCTTTTGTGTACGTTCCTAAAGGTGTGCGCTCTCCTATTGAATTATCTACCTATTTTCGCATAAATGACCGAGAAAGCGGACAGTTTGAAAGAACGTTAATTCTTGCTGAAGAAAGTTCTTACGTAAGTTACTTAGAGGGATGTACAGCCCCTGCTTTTAATAAAAATCAATTACATGCAGCAGTCGTTGAATTGGTTGCCATGGATTATGCGGAAATTAAATATTCTACAGTGCAGAATTGGTACTCAGGAGATCCTAAGACAGGGCTTGGAGGGATCTATAACTTTGTTACTAAAAGAGGGCGGTGTCAAGGGGTCAACTCAAAAATTTGTTGGACACAGGTAGAAGCTGGCGCTGCAATTACATGGAAATATCCAAGCTGTATTCTACAAGGAGATAACTCAGTTGGAGAATTTTATTCGGTAGCTCTGACCAATGGCATGATGCAAGCAGATACCGGTACGAAAATGATTCATCTAGGTAAAAACACACGATCTACAATCATATCTAAAGGAATTTCAGCGGATAAATCCCATAATACATACCGCGGTCTTGTTAAAATTGCTCCTCGTGCGGAAGGAGCTCGTAATTATACGCAATGTGATTCAATGTTAATTGGCAATCAATGTTCTGCTAATACCTTTCCTTATATCGAAATAGCTAATGAAACAGCCCAATTAGAACACGAGGCTTCTACTTCAAAAATGAATGAGGAGCAACTATTTTATTTAGAAACCAGGGGGATTTCTCGAGAAGATGCGATTAATTTAATCGTTAATGGATTTTGCAAAAAAGTCATTCAGGAATTACCTCTAGAGTTTGCTGTTGAAGCACAAAAATTATTAACTTTAAAATTAGAGAATTCTGTTGGATAG
- a CDS encoding IS30 family transposase → MEQLKPIEDFVYTLTADNGKEFAYHQMVSFELETDFYFATPYHSWERGLNEHTNGLVRQYFPKTQSFLDTTSKDMERVETYTK, encoded by the coding sequence ATTGAACAACTTAAACCTATCGAAGATTTTGTATACACATTAACAGCAGATAACGGAAAAGAATTTGCCTATCACCAAATGGTTAGTTTCGAGCTAGAGACAGACTTCTACTTTGCAACGCCCTACCATTCTTGGGAAAGAGGCTTAAATGAGCATACAAACGGACTAGTTAGGCAATATTTTCCTAAAACACAAAGCTTTTTAGATACGACTTCCAAGGATATGGAAAGGGTGGAAACTTATACTAAATAA
- the rfbB gene encoding dTDP-glucose 4,6-dehydratase → MLVTGGAGFIGSCFIRYGLNKVYGVEKIVNLDTLTYAGNMHNLEPVQNDMRHIFVQANICNQKRVAQLLKEHQIEAIVHFAAESHVDRSILGPKKFLETNVGGTLALLDLVRLSPQIHFHHVSTDEVYGSLTHQDTPFKETSLYKPNSPYAASKAAADHFVRAYAHTYKLSTTISHCSNNYGPCQHPEKFIPKMIAGCLHKSFLPIYGEGMNIRDWLFVEDHVKAIWTILEQGVVGESYAIGGGCEKTNIDVLHSIIDTFSALKNEDSTQLKLLIKKVADRPGHDLRYSIDATKLKKNLGWVPVYGFESSLKRTICWYLEYPKRLEC, encoded by the coding sequence TTGTTAGTTACGGGTGGTGCCGGCTTTATTGGTTCTTGCTTTATTCGTTATGGATTAAACAAGGTTTATGGAGTTGAGAAAATAGTAAATCTCGATACCTTAACCTATGCTGGCAATATGCATAATTTAGAACCTGTTCAAAATGATATGCGTCATATATTTGTGCAAGCAAATATTTGTAATCAAAAAAGAGTAGCACAGCTCTTAAAAGAACATCAGATTGAAGCAATTGTGCATTTTGCTGCAGAAAGCCACGTCGATAGAAGTATTTTAGGGCCAAAGAAGTTTTTAGAGACTAATGTAGGAGGAACTCTTGCACTACTAGATCTTGTACGCTTATCTCCTCAAATTCACTTTCATCATGTGTCTACCGATGAAGTATATGGGTCTTTGACTCATCAAGACACTCCTTTTAAGGAGACATCCCTTTATAAACCTAATTCTCCTTATGCAGCTTCCAAAGCAGCAGCAGATCACTTTGTGCGTGCATATGCCCATACGTATAAACTTTCAACTACTATTTCCCATTGCTCCAATAATTATGGACCTTGTCAACATCCAGAGAAGTTTATTCCAAAAATGATTGCAGGCTGTTTGCATAAATCCTTTCTGCCTATATATGGAGAAGGAATGAACATTCGCGATTGGTTATTTGTTGAAGATCACGTTAAGGCTATTTGGACAATTTTAGAGCAAGGAGTTGTAGGAGAGTCTTATGCTATAGGAGGAGGATGCGAGAAAACAAATATCGATGTACTTCATTCTATCATTGATACTTTTTCTGCCTTAAAAAATGAAGATTCGACCCAGTTAAAGCTTCTCATCAAAAAAGTAGCTGATAGACCAGGACATGATTTGCGTTATTCTATTGATGCTACTAAGCTTAAAAAAAATCTTGGCTGGGTACCTGTATATGGTTTTGAATCCTCTTTGAAAAGGACCATCTGCTGGTATTTAGAATACCCAAAGAGGTTAGAATGTTAA
- a CDS encoding IS630 transposase-related protein, with translation MPKPYSMDLRKRVLQYLEENNDKMKASQLFQVGIATVYRWVKRKKQRGNVEPLKKKSTYKKIDDQRLIAYVEKNPDHFLSEIAKHFGLTLQAIFYALKRLKITRKKRLRFIRKGMRKQERNI, from the coding sequence ATGCCTAAACCTTATTCAATGGATCTAAGAAAACGAGTGCTTCAATACCTAGAAGAAAATAACGACAAAATGAAGGCCAGCCAGCTATTTCAAGTTGGGATTGCAACTGTCTACCGATGGGTAAAGCGTAAGAAACAAAGAGGAAACGTAGAACCTCTAAAAAAGAAAAGCACTTATAAGAAAATTGATGATCAGAGATTAATCGCTTATGTAGAAAAAAACCCCGATCATTTTTTATCAGAGATTGCAAAGCATTTTGGTTTGACTTTGCAAGCAATCTTTTACGCTTTGAAAAGACTCAAGATCACAAGAAAAAAAAGATTGCGTTTTATAAGGAAAGGAATGCGGAAGCAAGAGCGGAATATCTAA
- the rfbC gene encoding dTDP-4-dehydrorhamnose 3,5-epimerase, which produces MKIETLTLPGISLIKPQRFFDQRGFFSEMFHKQRYIEKGIHCEFVQDNHSFSQRGTLRGMHFQRAPGQAKLIWVMQGVIFDVVVDICPTRSTFGKWLGIYLDAEKGEQLFIPTGYAHGFCVMSETAHVCYKVSSCFDPLEEKGFRYDDPDIGINWPLSSVILSEKDRNQPFLRQIT; this is translated from the coding sequence ATGAAAATAGAAACTTTAACTCTACCGGGTATCAGCTTAATTAAGCCACAGAGATTTTTTGATCAAAGGGGTTTTTTTTCGGAAATGTTCCATAAGCAACGCTATATAGAAAAAGGAATTCATTGTGAATTTGTCCAGGATAATCATTCTTTTTCTCAACGTGGAACTTTAAGAGGAATGCACTTTCAGAGAGCGCCAGGTCAAGCAAAACTGATTTGGGTAATGCAAGGGGTTATTTTTGATGTAGTGGTGGACATTTGTCCGACGCGTTCTACTTTTGGTAAATGGCTAGGAATTTATTTGGATGCGGAAAAAGGAGAACAGTTATTTATTCCTACAGGATATGCGCATGGATTTTGTGTAATGAGTGAAACTGCTCATGTTTGCTATAAGGTGAGTAGTTGTTTCGATCCATTAGAGGAAAAGGGATTTCGTTACGATGATCCTGATATAGGAATTAACTGGCCTCTTTCTTCAGTAATCCTTTCTGAAAAAGATCGCAATCAACCATTTTTACGGCAAATAACATGA
- the sufC gene encoding Fe-S cluster assembly ATPase SufC, whose protein sequence is MLEIKQLQAAVAGKTILKGLNLQINPGEIHAVMGPNGAGKSTLAKILAGDPSYDITAGDLIFEGKSLLELSAHERAHLGIFLGFQYPVEITGVSNFQFLHAAYNAKRKAQLLESLSEEAFNEIMQEKMQLVEVKSEFKSRSINEGFSGGEKKKNEILQMAVLEPKLAILDETDSGLDIDAMKVVAKGIQSALKPDSSLLLITHYQRLLDYIKPHFVHVVLDGVIVKSGSAVLALELEKKGYDWLN, encoded by the coding sequence ATGTTAGAAATTAAACAATTACAAGCAGCCGTTGCAGGAAAAACTATCTTAAAAGGACTGAATTTACAGATAAACCCTGGAGAAATTCATGCAGTTATGGGGCCAAATGGCGCTGGCAAGTCTACTTTAGCAAAAATTTTAGCAGGAGACCCCTCTTATGATATCACTGCAGGAGATCTCATTTTCGAAGGGAAGAGTTTATTGGAATTAAGCGCGCATGAAAGAGCTCATTTAGGAATATTTCTAGGATTTCAATATCCTGTAGAGATTACAGGAGTTTCTAATTTTCAATTCCTACATGCAGCTTATAATGCAAAGCGCAAGGCACAGCTGCTAGAATCTCTATCTGAAGAGGCATTTAATGAAATTATGCAAGAAAAAATGCAGCTTGTGGAAGTGAAAAGCGAATTTAAATCGCGGAGCATTAACGAGGGATTTTCAGGTGGAGAAAAAAAGAAAAATGAGATCCTGCAGATGGCTGTTTTAGAACCAAAACTTGCTATTCTTGATGAAACCGATTCTGGGTTGGATATTGATGCTATGAAAGTGGTTGCCAAAGGCATTCAAAGCGCTTTAAAACCAGATTCAAGTTTACTGTTAATAACCCATTATCAACGCTTACTCGATTATATTAAACCTCATTTTGTTCATGTTGTTTTAGATGGGGTAATTGTAAAATCAGGCTCAGCTGTCCTTGCATTAGAACTGGAGAAAAAAGGATATGACTGGCTTAACTAA
- a CDS encoding thioredoxin family protein — MKNILILLSGLFMVCSLPVYSANKQSLKTGNTPLEVSSLKEIYELLENRKIVFIDFYKDSCPPCEQFKPLYESWARLFNKQIIFIKINASNPKTDNLCKKFEITSLPTLIVLDDQGEEIAKHIGMEEIKKMNIKNFLAYVED; from the coding sequence ATGAAAAATATTCTCATTCTTTTAAGTGGTTTATTTATGGTTTGCTCTTTGCCGGTTTATTCTGCAAATAAGCAATCGCTTAAAACAGGAAATACTCCTTTAGAAGTCTCTTCTTTAAAGGAAATCTATGAGCTTTTAGAAAATCGAAAAATAGTTTTCATCGACTTTTATAAAGATTCTTGCCCTCCTTGCGAGCAGTTCAAACCCTTATATGAAAGTTGGGCTCGTCTATTTAATAAGCAAATTATCTTTATAAAAATCAACGCAAGTAATCCAAAGACAGATAACTTATGTAAAAAGTTTGAAATAACTAGCTTGCCTACTTTGATTGTTTTAGATGATCAAGGAGAGGAAATTGCTAAGCATATAGGGATGGAGGAAATAAAGAAGATGAATATAAAAAATTTTTTAGCTTATGTAGAAGATTAA
- a CDS encoding IS630 family transposase — MAFYKERNAEARAEYLKKIEAISPEKRVYLDQSGISQYVHRQYARSARGKQIFGGISGKRFGRQSVISALQGKKLLAPMCFEGTCNTDLFNVWLKQELIPNLTHGQVLILDNASFHKSKTTRTLIEESGYEMLFLPPYSPDLNPIEKYWANMKTKIRELLPTVANLSEALDQAVLSMSI, encoded by the coding sequence ATTGCGTTTTATAAGGAAAGGAATGCGGAAGCAAGAGCGGAATATCTAAAAAAGATAGAAGCAATTTCTCCTGAAAAAAGGGTCTATTTGGATCAGAGCGGAATCAGTCAATATGTGCATAGGCAATATGCGAGGAGCGCGAGGGGAAAACAAATATTTGGAGGAATTTCAGGAAAACGATTTGGTAGACAGAGTGTAATTTCGGCACTACAAGGGAAGAAATTGCTGGCACCGATGTGTTTTGAAGGAACTTGCAATACGGATCTATTTAATGTATGGCTAAAACAGGAATTGATTCCAAATTTGACTCATGGCCAAGTTTTGATTCTCGATAACGCGAGCTTTCATAAATCAAAGACAACTAGAACATTGATAGAGGAAAGTGGATACGAAATGCTCTTTCTCCCGCCTTATTCACCGGACTTAAATCCTATCGAAAAATATTGGGCCAATATGAAAACGAAAATCCGAGAACTTTTACCTACTGTAGCTAATTTATCCGAAGCCTTAGATCAAGCTGTTTTATCAATGTCGATTTAA
- a CDS encoding aminotransferase class V-fold PLP-dependent enzyme produces the protein MNQEFNVWKIRQDFPMLSQLMYGRPFIYLDSAATTQKPQIVINAISDFYTNSYATVNRSVYDFASKASAYYNIVRRKIKRFFNAAFVEEIIFTKSTTESINLVAHCLSKLCLQPGDEVLISEMEHHSNIIPWYMCCKERGAQLKVVPVSESGELIFEEFQKLLSNKTKIVSIVHMSNVLGTVNPIEEIVREAHAKGAKVVVDGAQSAPHMLIDVQKLGVDFYAFSAHKMYGPTGLGVLYGKRSLLEMMPPYQGGGDMIDEVAFDRVTYQEPPLKFEAGTPMIAEVVGLGAAIDYIESIDQKLITIWEKDLLEYATQQLNRIKGLKIIGIAQQKGPIVSFSIDGFHPLDLATLLDLRGIAIRTGHLCAQPILKRYHLSSLLRISLAFYNTFEEIDFFIHALKECLLLLKPEISY, from the coding sequence TTGAACCAGGAATTTAATGTTTGGAAAATACGTCAAGATTTTCCTATGCTAAGTCAGTTAATGTATGGCCGTCCTTTTATTTACTTAGACTCAGCAGCTACAACTCAGAAGCCGCAGATTGTAATTAATGCAATATCCGATTTTTATACAAACAGTTATGCAACGGTGAATCGTTCTGTTTATGATTTTGCAAGTAAAGCAAGTGCTTATTACAATATTGTTCGCCGAAAAATTAAACGTTTTTTTAATGCTGCTTTTGTTGAGGAGATTATATTTACAAAAAGCACAACGGAATCCATTAATCTTGTTGCCCACTGCTTGAGTAAACTCTGTTTACAACCAGGTGATGAAGTGCTTATTTCTGAAATGGAACATCATTCCAATATTATTCCTTGGTATATGTGCTGCAAAGAAAGAGGAGCTCAGCTTAAAGTAGTCCCTGTAAGTGAATCTGGAGAGTTAATTTTTGAAGAATTCCAAAAACTGCTTTCCAATAAGACCAAAATTGTAAGCATTGTACATATGTCAAATGTTTTAGGTACCGTTAATCCTATTGAAGAAATTGTTAGAGAAGCTCATGCAAAAGGTGCTAAAGTAGTTGTCGATGGAGCTCAAAGCGCACCTCACATGCTAATCGATGTGCAAAAGTTAGGGGTAGATTTCTATGCTTTTTCAGCACATAAAATGTATGGTCCAACAGGATTAGGGGTATTATACGGCAAGCGTTCTTTATTAGAAATGATGCCTCCCTATCAAGGGGGAGGAGATATGATTGATGAAGTAGCATTTGATAGAGTCACTTATCAAGAACCTCCTTTAAAATTTGAAGCGGGAACCCCCATGATTGCAGAAGTTGTAGGTTTAGGCGCAGCTATAGATTATATAGAATCGATAGATCAAAAACTAATTACTATATGGGAAAAAGATCTACTGGAATATGCAACACAGCAGCTCAATCGAATTAAAGGATTGAAAATTATTGGTATAGCTCAGCAAAAAGGGCCTATTGTAAGCTTTTCTATTGATGGATTTCATCCTCTTGATTTAGCCACATTGCTTGATTTAAGAGGGATTGCAATAAGAACAGGGCATTTGTGTGCCCAGCCTATCTTAAAGCGTTATCATTTAAGCTCTTTATTAAGAATCTCCTTAGCTTTTTACAATACTTTTGAGGAAATTGATTTTTTTATCCATGCTTTAAAAGAATGTCTTCTATTGCTAAAACCTGAAATTTCTTACTAA
- the rfbD gene encoding dTDP-4-dehydrorhamnose reductase, translating to MKIWILGGKGMLASVCAKICAQRNLQFIVDDRSLADITDYNRLLQRARWIQPTHVINCAAYTHVDRAEKNPELAFLVNATGASFVAKVAKLVGAHLMHISTDYVFSGDQQTPYCEEDTPCPINVYGASKLEGENLVLDIHPNACILRTSWVFGAGGKSFISSLLSLLQNQEEIHVVQDQWGCLTYCYDLASVILNLIQEKGIYHFVNRGVCSRFDVAKKLFEELQDRIFCKKIIPTSAIKYVNMAKRPRFNVLGTQKISKKLNNSPRHWKKALGEFFIDAITV from the coding sequence ATGAAGATTTGGATTTTAGGTGGCAAAGGGATGTTGGCTAGTGTATGCGCAAAAATATGTGCACAGAGAAATTTGCAGTTTATTGTTGATGATAGATCTTTAGCCGATATCACAGATTATAATCGTTTACTACAAAGAGCTAGATGGATACAACCAACACATGTGATTAATTGCGCCGCGTATACCCATGTAGATCGAGCAGAAAAAAATCCTGAGTTAGCTTTTTTGGTAAATGCAACAGGGGCTTCTTTTGTAGCAAAAGTAGCAAAGCTAGTGGGTGCGCACTTAATGCATATTTCCACCGATTATGTATTTTCAGGAGATCAGCAAACTCCTTATTGCGAAGAGGATACACCTTGTCCTATAAATGTGTATGGCGCAAGCAAACTAGAAGGAGAAAATCTAGTATTAGATATTCATCCTAATGCGTGTATTCTTCGCACTTCTTGGGTTTTTGGTGCAGGAGGAAAAAGTTTCATCAGTTCTTTATTATCCCTATTGCAAAACCAAGAAGAGATTCATGTAGTCCAAGACCAATGGGGGTGTCTTACTTATTGTTATGATTTAGCTTCTGTTATTTTGAATCTTATACAAGAAAAAGGAATTTATCATTTTGTGAATCGAGGTGTTTGTTCTCGTTTTGATGTTGCAAAAAAGCTTTTTGAGGAGTTGCAAGATCGCATCTTTTGTAAGAAAATTATTCCTACTTCAGCTATTAAATATGTAAATATGGCGAAACGCCCCAGGTTTAATGTATTAGGGACACAGAAAATTTCTAAAAAGCTAAACAACTCTCCCAGACATTGGAAAAAGGCATTAGGAGAATTTTTCATAGATGCGATCACGGTTTAG